Proteins encoded together in one Micromonospora auratinigra window:
- a CDS encoding serine hydrolase domain-containing protein — MDGTTIDRRTFGKLVGATGVGTLGAAALGPAPANAALPIWATSGIAVSSLSAFDDTMKDFMQARHISAGQLAVTYQGRLVLARGYGNNSPQAVRPTTLFRVASLSKSLTAAAIVRLAQDGRLNLGDPITRFLDVIPPGGQTVDPRLSQVTLWRLLQHTGGWDKDLTNFDPVFRDRVIADALGVPMELSHADVIRFMSGQPLLHDPGSTVSYSNYGYLLAGRIIEKVTGLPYETYVQQALLAPRGITRMATGSTTTRHSGEVAYASQYTGPTVLDDSGTIVNAPYGTFSMRIHDANGGWLSSAVDLVRWAATFDSGNTVLNSTSINRVFSVPNPTGVNADGWYYGLGWAVRPVSGGTGRNTWHTGSFAGTYSIMVRTYQGMSWAAVFNRRDDSSGLSYDTIDSALWAASRAVTSWPTHDLWSNYFG; from the coding sequence ATGGACGGGACGACGATCGACCGGCGGACCTTCGGGAAGTTGGTCGGCGCGACGGGGGTGGGGACGCTCGGCGCCGCAGCGCTCGGGCCGGCGCCGGCGAACGCCGCCCTGCCCATCTGGGCGACGTCCGGCATCGCGGTCAGCTCGCTGAGCGCGTTCGACGACACGATGAAGGACTTCATGCAGGCCCGGCACATCAGCGCCGGCCAGCTCGCGGTCACCTACCAGGGCCGGCTGGTGCTGGCCCGGGGGTACGGCAACAACTCGCCGCAGGCCGTCCGCCCCACCACGCTGTTCCGGGTGGCCAGCCTCTCCAAGTCGTTGACCGCGGCGGCGATCGTCCGGCTGGCCCAGGACGGCAGGCTCAACCTCGGTGACCCGATCACCAGGTTCCTCGACGTCATCCCGCCGGGCGGGCAGACCGTCGACCCCCGCCTGAGCCAGGTCACCCTCTGGCGGCTGCTCCAGCACACCGGCGGCTGGGACAAGGACCTGACCAACTTCGACCCGGTGTTCCGGGACCGGGTCATCGCCGACGCGCTGGGCGTGCCGATGGAGCTGAGCCACGCCGACGTCATCCGGTTCATGTCCGGTCAGCCGCTGCTGCACGACCCCGGCTCGACCGTCTCCTACAGCAACTACGGCTACCTGCTCGCCGGCCGGATCATCGAGAAGGTCACCGGCCTGCCGTACGAGACGTACGTCCAGCAGGCGCTGCTCGCCCCGCGGGGCATCACCCGGATGGCCACCGGGTCCACCACCACCCGACACAGCGGCGAGGTGGCCTACGCGTCCCAGTACACCGGCCCGACCGTGCTGGACGACTCGGGCACCATCGTGAACGCCCCGTACGGCACGTTCAGCATGCGCATCCACGACGCCAACGGCGGCTGGCTCTCCTCCGCGGTGGACCTGGTGCGCTGGGCGGCCACCTTCGACAGCGGCAACACGGTGCTGAACAGCACCTCGATCAACCGGGTCTTCTCGGTGCCGAACCCCACCGGGGTCAACGCCGACGGCTGGTACTACGGCCTCGGCTGGGCGGTCCGCCCGGTCAGCGGCGGCACCGGCCGCAACACCTGGCACACCGGCAGCTTCGCCGGCACGTACAGCATCATGGTCCGCACCTACCAGGGGATGAGCTGGGCGGCGGTGTTCAACCGGCGCGACGACAGCTCCGGGCTGAGCTACGACACGATCGACTCGGCGCTCTGGGCCGCCTCCCGGGCGGTGACCAGCTGGCCGACCCACGACCTCTGGTCGAACTACTTCGGCTGA
- a CDS encoding DUF6114 domain-containing protein yields the protein MTAEDHSVTPAARHRGGRWRRWRRGRPFTAGVLIALGGAEMLVTLRAPLGVLLHVGPQGLAAYLVPIILVICGVLLVLTPQQRVFYAVLSLVLGLLSWLTSNLGGFVVGMLLTLVGGALAFAWTPDKRPAASRVAPGPVDAAPAPPAPREPADAGTALLFGGEPTGRDPAEQG from the coding sequence GTGACCGCCGAGGACCACTCCGTGACGCCGGCCGCCCGCCACCGCGGCGGGCGCTGGCGTCGCTGGCGGCGGGGCCGCCCGTTCACCGCCGGGGTGCTGATCGCCCTCGGCGGGGCCGAGATGCTGGTGACGCTGCGCGCCCCGCTCGGCGTGCTGCTGCACGTCGGCCCGCAGGGCCTCGCCGCCTACCTGGTGCCGATCATCCTGGTGATCTGCGGGGTGCTGCTGGTCCTCACCCCGCAGCAGCGGGTCTTCTACGCGGTGCTCTCACTGGTGCTGGGGCTGCTCTCCTGGCTGACCTCGAACCTCGGCGGCTTCGTCGTCGGCATGCTGCTCACCCTGGTCGGCGGGGCACTCGCGTTCGCCTGGACGCCGGACAAGCGGCCCGCCGCGTCGCGCGTCGCACCCGGGCCGGTGGACGCCGCGCCCGCGCCCCCGGCGCCCCGGGAGCCGGCGGACGCCGGAACCGCGCTGCTGTTCGGTGGGGAGCCGACCGGACGGGATCCGGCCGAGCAGGGCTGA
- the murD gene encoding UDP-N-acetylmuramoyl-L-alanine--D-glutamate ligase, producing MRLSDLRGRRVAVWGAGREGRAAVIAIAAHGPAELVAVDDSANFLTLPWEGPLAAAAPLVTGEEGFARLTAADVVVRSPGVPSTHPWMVELRGRGVPVTQGSALWMADHADRTVGVTGSKGKSTTSSLISHLLTAMDRPNVFGGNIGVPLLDLPEADLYVLELSSYQCADLTDSPRVAVVTALFPEHLDAHGGEREYYRDKLNLLAHGPHAVVVNGLDPRLGAELGDRAAIRAGRPDTTHVTVGPDGTPWFHLRDTPLFPRAVLPLVGRHNEGNLCVALAVLDALGIDVVGRKDSLAVAVAEFQGLAHRLTEIADPSGLTFVDDTLATSPYAAMHAIDAYEGRPLTVIVGGTDRGLDYTPLRDHLAEREITVIGIPDSGPRIVEALAGLPGVRTELAEDLVDAVGLSRKLTPVGGVVLLSPAAPSYGRFRNFEHRSEVFAQAVADTTR from the coding sequence GTGCGCCTGTCAGATCTGCGCGGACGTCGTGTCGCCGTCTGGGGAGCCGGCCGGGAGGGCCGGGCCGCGGTGATCGCGATCGCCGCGCACGGCCCGGCCGAGCTGGTGGCCGTCGACGACAGCGCCAACTTCCTCACCCTGCCCTGGGAGGGCCCGCTCGCCGCGGCCGCGCCGCTGGTGACCGGCGAGGAGGGCTTCGCCCGGCTGACCGCCGCCGACGTCGTGGTCCGCTCGCCCGGGGTGCCGAGCACCCACCCGTGGATGGTCGAGCTGCGCGGCCGGGGGGTCCCGGTGACCCAGGGCAGCGCGCTCTGGATGGCCGACCACGCGGACCGGACCGTCGGGGTGACCGGCAGCAAGGGCAAGAGCACCACGTCCAGCCTGATCAGCCACCTGCTGACCGCGATGGACCGGCCGAACGTCTTCGGCGGCAACATCGGCGTGCCGCTGCTCGACCTGCCCGAGGCCGACCTGTACGTGCTGGAGCTGTCGAGCTACCAGTGCGCGGACCTGACCGACTCGCCCCGGGTGGCCGTGGTCACCGCGCTCTTCCCCGAGCACCTCGACGCGCACGGCGGGGAGCGGGAGTACTACCGGGACAAGCTCAACCTGCTGGCGCACGGCCCGCACGCGGTGGTGGTCAACGGGCTCGACCCGCGGCTCGGCGCCGAGCTGGGCGACCGGGCCGCGATCCGCGCCGGCCGGCCGGACACCACCCACGTCACCGTGGGCCCGGACGGCACGCCCTGGTTCCACCTGCGCGACACCCCGCTCTTCCCGCGGGCCGTGCTGCCGCTGGTCGGGCGGCACAACGAGGGCAACCTCTGTGTCGCGCTCGCGGTGCTCGACGCGCTCGGCATCGACGTGGTCGGCCGCAAGGACAGCCTGGCGGTCGCGGTGGCGGAGTTCCAGGGGCTGGCCCACCGGCTGACCGAGATCGCCGACCCGTCCGGGTTGACCTTCGTCGACGACACCCTGGCCACCAGCCCGTACGCGGCCATGCACGCGATCGACGCGTACGAGGGGCGGCCGTTGACCGTGATCGTCGGCGGCACCGACCGGGGGTTGGACTACACCCCGCTCCGCGACCACCTGGCCGAACGGGAGATCACCGTGATCGGCATCCCGGACAGCGGCCCCCGGATCGTCGAGGCGCTGGCCGGGCTGCCCGGGGTACGCACCGAGCTGGCCGAGGACCTGGTCGACGCGGTGGGGCTGTCCCGCAAGCTCACCCCGGTCGGCGGGGTGGTGCTGCTCTCCCCGGCCGCGCCCAGCTACGGCCGGTTCCGCAACTTCGAGCACCGCTCCGAGGTGTTCGCCCAGGCGGTCGCGGACACCACCCGCTGA
- a CDS encoding TetR/AcrR family transcriptional regulator, translated as MTAPRRPRPAPTPLPGARPGRDPDRAIKRGPRRVSAEAVAATQRDRLFDGLVQEVARKGYDNARVTDICQAAGVTRPAFYALFTGKEDAFLATYRHGIAVVSQLMEQAYRDAGPHWPDAARAALRTLLEVLASVPAFARMALVEVDAAGPAARRERDALLTSFRRFFADAGPAPAGDAVDRELLVSTVVGGLHATIRSRVARGPVEELPLLLPVLTYAATAPFLGREAAGRAIHPARPDEGPAAAAPCAEPAGARPDR; from the coding sequence TTGACCGCTCCGCGCCGACCGCGACCGGCGCCCACCCCACTGCCGGGCGCGCGCCCCGGCCGCGATCCGGACCGGGCCATCAAGCGCGGGCCGCGCCGGGTCTCCGCCGAAGCGGTGGCCGCGACCCAGCGCGACCGCCTCTTCGACGGGCTGGTGCAGGAGGTCGCGAGGAAGGGCTACGACAACGCCCGGGTGACCGACATCTGCCAGGCCGCCGGGGTGACCCGGCCGGCCTTCTACGCCCTCTTCACCGGCAAGGAGGACGCCTTCCTCGCCACCTACCGACACGGCATCGCGGTGGTGTCCCAGCTGATGGAGCAGGCCTACCGGGACGCCGGTCCACACTGGCCGGACGCCGCCCGGGCCGCCCTGCGCACCCTGCTGGAGGTGCTCGCGAGCGTGCCGGCCTTCGCCCGGATGGCGCTCGTCGAGGTCGACGCGGCCGGTCCGGCCGCCCGCCGGGAGCGGGACGCCCTGCTCACCAGCTTCCGCCGGTTCTTCGCCGACGCCGGGCCGGCTCCGGCGGGCGACGCGGTCGACCGGGAACTGCTGGTGTCCACGGTGGTCGGCGGGCTGCACGCGACCATCCGCAGCCGGGTGGCCCGGGGGCCGGTCGAGGAACTGCCGCTGCTGCTGCCGGTGCTCACCTACGCCGCCACCGCGCCCTTCCTGGGCCGGGAGGCGGCCGGCCGCGCCATCCACCCCGCGCGCCCCGACGAGGGCCCGGCCGCCGCCGCGCCGTGCGCGGAACCGGCCGGCGCCCGCCCGGACCGGTGA
- a CDS encoding Tat pathway signal sequence domain protein, with protein MPRYGRIGAGLAAVALLTSLLGAAPATASPSSTLASSVLTRGSVGGTAVAVGDVIQASLATGTNATFYSTTTGTTGVKCAASSFSAKVLTNPTAPGTATESLTAQTFSSCTTNVLGTTGVNSITVNNLPYTTSVTSAGVVTISGSIQSTVVLNTLLGPITCVYKTAGLTGSAVNSTNSIVFTNQALTKSSGPSTCFSTSYLSVRYSPVKDTTAGGSPVYVN; from the coding sequence ATGCCCAGGTACGGACGAATCGGCGCCGGTCTCGCCGCCGTGGCCCTGCTGACCAGCCTGCTCGGCGCTGCCCCGGCGACCGCGTCCCCGTCGTCCACGCTCGCCTCGTCGGTGCTGACCCGCGGCAGCGTCGGCGGCACCGCGGTCGCCGTCGGCGACGTCATCCAGGCCAGCCTGGCCACCGGCACCAACGCCACCTTCTACTCGACCACCACCGGCACCACCGGCGTGAAGTGCGCCGCCTCCAGCTTCAGCGCCAAGGTGCTGACCAACCCGACCGCGCCGGGCACGGCCACCGAGAGCCTCACCGCGCAGACCTTCAGCAGCTGCACCACCAACGTGCTCGGCACGACCGGCGTCAACAGCATCACCGTCAACAACCTGCCGTACACCACCTCGGTGACCAGCGCGGGCGTGGTGACCATCTCCGGCTCGATCCAGAGCACCGTCGTGCTCAACACCCTGCTCGGCCCGATCACCTGCGTCTACAAGACGGCCGGCCTCACCGGCAGCGCGGTCAACTCCACCAACTCGATCGTCTTCACCAACCAGGCGCTGACCAAGTCCTCCGGACCCAGCACCTGCTTCAGCACCTCGTACCTCAGCGTCCGCTACTCGCCGGTGAAGGACACCACCGCGGGCGGCAGCCCGGTCTACGTGAACTGA
- a CDS encoding aspartate aminotransferase family protein, which produces MTSDDLLARHRAVLPSWMPLYYAEPLELVAGSGRRVTDAQGRSYLDFFGGVLTNMIGYDIPEIREAVERQLRTGIVHSSTLYLIRQQVELAEKVARVSGIPDARVFFTNSGTEANEAALLFATNHRRSHQILAVRNSYHGRSYAAMGVTGNRSWSASALNPLQVAWLHSGDRLRGLLARLDPADRVEAAAEDLREVLATQTAGDVACLIAEPIQGVGGFVHGPDGLFAAWKKVLDEHGILLISDEVQTGWGRTGEHFWGYQAHGVTPDLLTFAKGIGNGFALAGVVGRADVLEAVPAISFSTFGGNPVSTAAGNAVLDYLLDHDLQANAARVGAILTDGLRAATADIDRVAEVRGKGLMLGVEFVRPGGTEPDPALTTRVFEACRAGGLLVGKGGLHGNVVRMGPPLTLTEDEAREGLAILVEAIRSCVAEAVAA; this is translated from the coding sequence ATGACCTCCGACGACCTCCTGGCCCGGCACCGGGCCGTGCTCCCGTCCTGGATGCCGCTCTACTACGCCGAGCCGCTCGAACTGGTCGCCGGCTCCGGTCGCCGGGTGACGGACGCGCAGGGGCGCAGCTACCTGGACTTCTTCGGCGGCGTGCTGACCAACATGATCGGCTACGACATCCCGGAGATCCGCGAGGCGGTCGAACGGCAGCTGCGCACCGGCATCGTGCACAGCTCCACCCTCTACCTGATCCGGCAGCAGGTGGAGCTGGCCGAGAAGGTCGCCCGGGTCTCCGGCATCCCGGACGCGCGGGTGTTCTTCACCAACTCCGGCACCGAGGCGAACGAGGCGGCGCTGCTGTTCGCCACCAACCACCGCCGCTCGCACCAGATCCTCGCCGTGCGTAACAGCTACCACGGCCGGTCGTACGCGGCGATGGGGGTGACCGGCAACCGGAGCTGGTCGGCCAGCGCGCTCAACCCGCTCCAGGTGGCCTGGCTGCACTCCGGCGACCGGCTGCGCGGCCTGCTGGCCCGCCTCGACCCCGCCGACCGGGTCGAGGCGGCGGCGGAGGACCTGCGCGAGGTGCTCGCCACCCAGACCGCCGGGGACGTGGCCTGCCTGATCGCCGAGCCGATCCAGGGCGTCGGCGGCTTCGTGCACGGACCGGACGGGCTCTTCGCCGCCTGGAAGAAGGTGCTCGACGAGCACGGCATCCTGCTGATCAGCGACGAGGTGCAGACCGGCTGGGGGCGTACCGGCGAGCACTTCTGGGGCTACCAGGCGCACGGGGTCACCCCGGACCTGCTGACCTTCGCCAAGGGCATCGGCAACGGCTTCGCGCTGGCCGGTGTGGTGGGCCGGGCCGACGTGCTGGAGGCGGTGCCGGCGATCAGCTTCTCCACCTTCGGCGGCAACCCGGTCTCCACCGCCGCCGGCAACGCGGTGCTCGACTACCTGCTCGACCACGACCTGCAGGCCAACGCGGCGCGGGTCGGCGCGATCCTCACCGACGGGTTGCGCGCCGCCACCGCCGACATCGACCGCGTGGCCGAGGTACGCGGCAAGGGCCTGATGCTCGGCGTGGAGTTCGTCCGGCCGGGCGGCACCGAACCCGACCCGGCGCTCACCACCCGGGTCTTCGAGGCGTGCCGGGCCGGCGGCCTGCTGGTCGGCAAGGGCGGCCTGCACGGCAACGTGGTGCGGATGGGGCCACCGCTGACCCTCACCGAGGACGAGGCCCGTGAGGGCCTGGCCATCCTGGTCGAGGCGATCCGTTCCTGCGTCGCCGAGGCGGTGGCCGCATGA
- a CDS encoding CoA-acylating methylmalonate-semialdehyde dehydrogenase — protein sequence MTRIGHFVDGKRTTGDSERHGDVFDPATGRRTGQVALACAADVAGAVEAAERAARSWRDASLARRTAVLFAFRELVHARRDRLAEVITAEHGKVLADAAGEVQRGLEVIEYACGIPSALRGGFSENVSTEVDSYSLRQPLGVVAVISPFNFPVMVPLWFVPVAVACGNAVVLKPSEKDPSAALLLAEWFTEAGLPDGVLNVVNGDKEAVDALLDHPGVRAVSFVGSTPVARYVHQRGALAGKRVQALGGAKNHMVVLPDADLDLAADAAVNAGFGSAGERCMAISALVAVEPVADALVARIAERMARLRTGDGRRGCDMGPLVTAAHAERVRSYVESGVAAGAVPVVDGRTVTPDGDADGYWLGPTLFDHVTPDMSIYTDEIFGPVLSVLRVGSYDEAVELVNANPYGNGTAIFTNDGGAARRYQHEVEVGMIGINVPIPVPMAYYSFGGWKASLFGDLHAHGADGVAFFTRGKVVTSRWLDPRHGGVNLGFPTQT from the coding sequence ATGACCCGCATCGGGCACTTCGTCGACGGCAAGCGGACCACCGGTGACTCGGAGCGGCACGGCGACGTCTTCGACCCGGCCACCGGCCGGCGTACCGGTCAGGTCGCGCTGGCCTGCGCCGCGGACGTGGCGGGCGCGGTGGAGGCCGCCGAGCGCGCCGCGCGGTCCTGGCGGGACGCCTCGCTGGCCCGGCGGACGGCGGTGCTCTTCGCCTTCCGCGAGCTGGTGCACGCCCGCCGCGACCGGCTCGCCGAGGTGATCACCGCCGAGCACGGCAAGGTGCTCGCGGACGCCGCCGGCGAGGTGCAGCGCGGCCTGGAGGTGATCGAGTACGCCTGCGGCATCCCCTCGGCGCTGCGCGGCGGGTTCAGCGAGAACGTCTCCACCGAGGTCGACTCGTACAGCCTGCGGCAGCCGCTGGGCGTGGTGGCGGTGATCTCGCCGTTCAACTTCCCGGTGATGGTGCCGCTCTGGTTCGTCCCGGTGGCGGTCGCCTGCGGCAACGCGGTGGTGCTCAAGCCCAGCGAGAAGGACCCGAGCGCGGCGCTGCTGCTGGCCGAGTGGTTCACCGAGGCGGGCCTGCCCGACGGCGTGCTGAACGTGGTCAACGGCGACAAGGAGGCGGTCGACGCGCTGCTCGACCACCCGGGCGTGCGGGCGGTGTCGTTCGTCGGCTCCACCCCGGTCGCCCGGTACGTGCACCAGCGCGGCGCGCTGGCCGGCAAGCGGGTGCAGGCGTTGGGCGGTGCGAAGAACCACATGGTGGTGCTCCCCGACGCCGACCTGGACCTGGCCGCCGACGCGGCGGTCAACGCCGGGTTCGGCTCGGCGGGGGAGCGGTGCATGGCGATCTCCGCGCTGGTCGCGGTGGAGCCGGTCGCGGACGCCCTGGTGGCCCGGATCGCCGAGCGGATGGCCCGGCTGCGCACCGGCGACGGCCGGCGGGGCTGCGACATGGGCCCGCTGGTCACCGCCGCGCACGCCGAGCGGGTCCGCTCCTACGTGGAGTCCGGCGTCGCGGCCGGCGCGGTGCCGGTGGTGGACGGTCGCACGGTCACCCCGGACGGGGACGCCGACGGCTACTGGCTCGGCCCGACCCTCTTCGACCACGTCACCCCGGACATGTCGATCTACACCGACGAGATCTTCGGGCCGGTGCTGAGCGTGCTGCGGGTCGGCTCGTACGACGAGGCGGTGGAGCTGGTCAACGCCAACCCGTACGGCAACGGCACGGCGATCTTCACCAACGACGGCGGCGCGGCCCGGCGCTACCAGCACGAGGTGGAGGTCGGCATGATCGGCATCAACGTGCCGATCCCGGTGCCGATGGCGTACTACTCGTTCGGCGGGTGGAAGGCGTCGCTCTTCGGCGACCTGCACGCGCACGGCGCCGACGGGGTCGCCTTCTTCACCCGGGGCAAGGTGGTCACCAGCCGCTGGCTCGACCCCCGGCACGGCGGGGTCAACCTCGGCTTCCCCACCCAGACCTGA
- a CDS encoding PucR family transcriptional regulator, with product MFPTVREVLALVPVRHGAPRLVAGDAGLDRRVRWVHVAEVPDIATLLGGGELVLTTGIGLPADDAGLRAFIGDLADVGVSGLVVELGRRYVSGVPRVMAAAAERRGLPLVELRRATPFVRITEAVHALIVDAQLTELRATEEIHQRFTDLSVEGAEPAEVVRQAAELAGCPVVLENLSRQVLAYDPAGESAELLLDGWEQHSRRIRPAGRTAYDPDSGWLVTTVGARGQDWGRLLLRWPAGTDLASVDDPAAGGPRTGPAGSPPAAGDGGPSPAGDGPGPSGAQERGHGRSGAGDGTRAGGRSGAGRSGTGHGAPAGGWAAAVPATATTGRGPATPPTRLTILIERAASTLALGRLIRRDAEGLERQIHRTLLTALIDHSRPVDEVALRAKALGVTLDRRHLVGVVVRHRADDPTGEGAGPADGPARLRDLAEAVGQALREAKLTALTSAVDDQAVGALLALPDPAAEERALAAFAAALRRVRLDAVPLRPPAPRPAALPVAVAAPWPADGGAGRPGSPERATGAGGVARATGPAAVVIAAGSGVGSLREARRSLVEARQIAEAARRDRRDLPIFRLPHVGLAGLLHLLRDEPRLQTFVERELGALLAHDARHPREQLLGTLRAYLEQGRNKSAAAAAAHLSRPAFYERLARIGRILDADLDSVDACLSLHVALLALDAVRAP from the coding sequence GTGTTCCCTACCGTCCGTGAGGTGCTCGCGCTGGTGCCGGTACGCCACGGCGCGCCGCGCCTGGTCGCGGGCGACGCGGGGCTGGACCGCCGGGTGCGCTGGGTGCACGTGGCGGAGGTGCCGGACATCGCCACCCTGCTCGGCGGCGGCGAGCTGGTGCTCACCACCGGCATCGGGCTGCCCGCCGACGACGCCGGGCTGCGCGCGTTCATCGGTGACCTGGCCGACGTCGGGGTCTCCGGCCTGGTGGTCGAGTTGGGCCGCCGCTACGTCAGCGGGGTGCCCCGGGTGATGGCGGCCGCGGCCGAGCGGCGTGGCCTGCCCCTGGTCGAACTGCGCCGGGCCACCCCGTTCGTGCGGATCACCGAGGCCGTGCACGCGCTGATCGTGGACGCCCAGCTCACCGAGCTGCGTGCGACCGAGGAGATCCACCAGCGCTTCACCGACCTGTCGGTGGAGGGCGCCGAGCCGGCCGAGGTGGTCCGGCAGGCCGCCGAGCTGGCCGGCTGCCCGGTGGTGCTGGAGAACCTGTCCCGGCAGGTGCTCGCGTACGACCCGGCGGGGGAGAGCGCCGAGCTGCTGCTGGACGGCTGGGAGCAGCACTCGCGGCGGATCCGCCCGGCCGGCCGCACCGCGTACGACCCGGACAGCGGGTGGCTGGTCACCACGGTGGGCGCGCGCGGGCAGGACTGGGGGCGGCTGCTGTTGCGCTGGCCGGCCGGCACGGACCTGGCGAGCGTCGACGACCCGGCGGCCGGCGGCCCGCGTACCGGCCCGGCGGGATCGCCCCCGGCGGCCGGCGACGGTGGGCCGTCCCCGGCCGGGGACGGCCCGGGCCCGTCCGGCGCGCAGGAGCGCGGCCACGGCCGGTCCGGCGCGGGCGACGGGACGCGGGCCGGCGGACGGTCCGGCGCGGGTCGGTCCGGCACGGGCCACGGGGCGCCGGCCGGCGGGTGGGCCGCGGCGGTCCCGGCGACAGCGACGACCGGCCGGGGCCCGGCCACCCCGCCCACCCGGCTCACCATCCTGATCGAGCGGGCCGCCTCCACCCTCGCGCTGGGCCGGCTGATCCGGCGGGACGCGGAGGGGTTGGAACGGCAGATCCACCGCACCCTGCTCACCGCCCTGATCGACCACTCCCGTCCGGTCGACGAGGTGGCGCTGCGGGCCAAGGCGCTGGGGGTCACCCTGGACCGGCGGCACCTGGTCGGCGTGGTGGTACGGCACCGGGCCGACGATCCGACGGGGGAGGGCGCCGGCCCGGCGGACGGCCCAGCCCGGCTGCGTGACCTCGCCGAGGCGGTCGGCCAGGCGTTGCGGGAAGCCAAGCTGACGGCCCTGACCAGCGCCGTCGACGACCAGGCGGTGGGCGCGCTGCTGGCCCTGCCCGATCCGGCCGCCGAGGAACGGGCGCTCGCCGCGTTCGCCGCCGCGCTCCGTCGGGTACGTCTCGACGCCGTCCCGCTGCGTCCGCCGGCGCCCCGGCCCGCCGCACTGCCGGTCGCGGTCGCCGCCCCCTGGCCGGCCGACGGTGGTGCGGGCCGGCCCGGCTCCCCGGAGCGGGCGACCGGTGCCGGTGGGGTGGCGCGGGCGACCGGCCCGGCGGCGGTGGTCATCGCGGCCGGCTCCGGCGTGGGCAGCCTGCGGGAGGCGCGCCGCTCGCTCGTCGAGGCCCGGCAGATCGCCGAGGCGGCCCGCCGGGACCGCCGTGACCTGCCGATCTTCCGGCTGCCGCACGTGGGGCTGGCCGGCCTGCTGCACCTGCTGCGCGACGAGCCCCGGTTGCAGACGTTCGTCGAGCGGGAACTGGGCGCGCTGCTCGCGCACGACGCCCGGCACCCCCGCGAGCAGCTGCTCGGCACCCTGCGGGCGTACCTGGAGCAGGGCCGGAACAAGTCGGCGGCGGCTGCGGCGGCGCACCTGTCCCGGCCGGCGTTCTACGAGCGGCTGGCCCGCATCGGCCGGATCCTCGACGCCGACCTCGACTCGGTCGACGCCTGCCTCTCCCTGCACGTCGCCCTGCTCGCCCTCGACGCCGTCCGCGCCCCCTGA
- a CDS encoding DUF6230 family protein, translating into MSEQPAPIDPDPPQSGVRWRRFAVTFGTVAVGAAGMIALTAQGALGAQFAISGMPFTVTADRLDGTGFEQFATIDHMIENSPNEGDTGGQVLVMVSAINQAKLTNLCQSISLGGINLRITAGDAGKPVSAKTLVVDGDEVAGNASFTNINVGQDASTLDQVPGVRGNPGVFSQQADTVTITNLRQNNYATTAAVFTLPNLHMSFSSDGC; encoded by the coding sequence ATGTCGGAGCAGCCCGCACCGATCGATCCGGACCCGCCGCAGAGCGGGGTCCGCTGGCGCCGGTTCGCCGTCACGTTCGGCACGGTCGCGGTGGGCGCCGCCGGGATGATCGCGCTGACCGCGCAGGGCGCGCTCGGCGCCCAGTTCGCCATCTCGGGCATGCCGTTCACGGTCACCGCCGACCGCCTCGACGGCACCGGCTTCGAGCAGTTCGCCACCATCGACCACATGATCGAGAACAGCCCCAACGAGGGCGACACCGGCGGCCAGGTGCTGGTGATGGTCTCCGCGATCAACCAGGCGAAGCTGACCAACCTGTGCCAGAGCATCAGCCTCGGCGGGATCAACCTGCGGATCACCGCCGGCGACGCCGGCAAGCCGGTCAGCGCCAAGACCCTGGTCGTCGACGGCGACGAGGTCGCCGGCAACGCCTCGTTCACCAACATCAACGTCGGGCAGGACGCCAGCACGCTCGACCAGGTGCCCGGCGTACGCGGCAACCCGGGGGTCTTCTCCCAGCAGGCCGACACGGTGACCATCACCAACCTGCGGCAGAACAACTACGCCACCACCGCGGCCGTCTTCACCCTGCCGAACCTGCACATGTCGTTCAGCTCCGACGGGTGCTGA